A section of the Flavobacterium sp. CG_23.5 genome encodes:
- a CDS encoding multicopper oxidase domain-containing protein — protein MRRIIVAAFILIFYSGAQAQNMKGMNMSKNEKQQKVQATTYTCVMHPEIHASKPGNCPKCGMVLIKEKAKTVKKVVIQKPKSVKTPMTKTSKKEVKMDGMKMNEADAHKGHDMGTMDMPKASLGPIKTVVSKIAPRTVRYDLYVRDTIVNFTGTPKRAIAVNGQIPMPTLTFTEGDTAEIHVHNELDEETSLHWHGLMLPNQYDGVPNLTQMPIKPHTEHVYTFPIIQHGTHWYHSHTGLQEQIGMYGSMILNKREDLDIPTIPLILSEWTDMNPKNVHRMLHNASDWFAIQKGTTQSYSEAIKAGHFKTKVKNEWKRMNAMDVSDVYYDKFLINGKSESQLSQFKAGDKVRLRISNGGASTYFWLTYAGGKITVVANDGNDVEPVEVDRLIVAVSETYDVIVTIPADKTAYEFLVTSEDRTKSASLYLGDGIKQLTTPLPKLKYFEGMKMMNGMMKMNGDLDDMGMQMSLNQMDMNVVMYPEITGPLTPKGEMKMESAMDHSSHDMGKMKMDDSSPKKDGMKMTEDDYNSNELSDIVTLNYAMLKSPIKTTLPKDAPVKELKFELTGNMNRYVWSLDNKVVSEADKILIKKGENIRLILHNGSMMRHPMHLHGHDFRVINGQGDFAPMKNIIDIMPMETDTLEFAATESGDWFFHCHILYHMMSGMGRVFSYENSPANPEIPNPKLAQRKLFADDRAFHVMAENDFATNGNDGMLMIQNTRWSIGTEWRLGYNDHHGYETETHIGRYIGKMQWLMPFIGFDWRYRKMEMGVMEENLFGQTNTKDNRAVFSAGVEYTLPMLIKAQAEVYTDGNFRLQFERMDIPVSKRLRMNLMWNTDKEYMAGLRYIITRNLGVTTHYDSDMGIGFGVNLNY, from the coding sequence ATGAGAAGAATAATAGTAGCAGCGTTCATATTGATTTTTTATTCCGGTGCGCAAGCGCAGAATATGAAAGGGATGAATATGTCAAAAAATGAAAAGCAACAAAAGGTACAGGCAACCACTTATACCTGTGTGATGCACCCCGAAATTCACGCAAGTAAACCGGGAAATTGTCCAAAATGCGGAATGGTATTAATAAAGGAGAAGGCAAAAACAGTTAAGAAAGTAGTAATACAAAAGCCAAAAAGTGTCAAAACACCCATGACGAAAACTTCCAAAAAAGAAGTTAAAATGGATGGCATGAAAATGAATGAGGCGGATGCTCATAAAGGACATGATATGGGTACTATGGATATGCCAAAAGCTAGCTTAGGACCAATCAAAACAGTAGTAAGTAAAATTGCTCCAAGAACAGTCAGATACGATTTATACGTTCGTGATACCATCGTAAATTTTACAGGAACTCCTAAAAGAGCCATTGCCGTAAACGGTCAGATTCCGATGCCAACGCTTACTTTTACCGAAGGCGATACGGCTGAAATTCATGTGCATAACGAATTGGATGAAGAGACATCGTTGCACTGGCATGGACTAATGCTGCCCAACCAATATGATGGCGTGCCTAATTTGACACAAATGCCTATAAAACCACATACGGAACATGTGTATACTTTTCCAATTATTCAACATGGAACACATTGGTATCACAGTCATACTGGTTTGCAAGAGCAAATTGGGATGTACGGTTCTATGATTTTGAACAAAAGAGAAGATCTTGATATTCCAACCATTCCCCTAATTTTGAGTGAATGGACGGATATGAACCCGAAAAATGTGCATCGAATGTTGCATAACGCCTCGGATTGGTTTGCGATTCAAAAAGGAACAACTCAAAGCTACTCGGAAGCGATAAAAGCCGGTCATTTCAAAACTAAAGTTAAGAATGAGTGGAAACGAATGAACGCCATGGACGTAAGTGATGTGTATTACGATAAGTTTCTAATCAACGGAAAAAGCGAAAGTCAATTGTCCCAATTTAAAGCGGGAGATAAAGTCCGATTGCGAATTTCAAATGGTGGCGCTTCCACTTATTTTTGGCTTACTTATGCAGGCGGAAAAATAACCGTTGTTGCCAATGACGGTAATGATGTAGAGCCAGTTGAGGTGGATAGACTAATTGTTGCCGTTTCTGAAACGTACGATGTTATTGTTACCATTCCTGCGGATAAAACGGCTTATGAATTTTTGGTCACCTCAGAAGATCGCACAAAATCAGCTTCCCTGTATCTAGGTGACGGGATTAAGCAATTGACAACTCCTTTACCAAAATTAAAATATTTTGAAGGGATGAAGATGATGAACGGAATGATGAAAATGAATGGTGATTTAGACGATATGGGAATGCAAATGTCACTGAACCAAATGGACATGAACGTAGTGATGTATCCGGAAATTACAGGGCCTCTAACTCCTAAAGGCGAAATGAAAATGGAAAGTGCAATGGATCATTCTTCACATGATATGGGAAAAATGAAAATGGATGATTCTTCGCCAAAAAAGGACGGTATGAAAATGACGGAGGACGATTATAACAGCAACGAACTTTCGGATATTGTTACATTGAACTATGCGATGCTGAAATCGCCAATCAAAACAACACTTCCAAAAGATGCGCCGGTAAAAGAATTGAAATTTGAACTAACCGGAAATATGAACCGTTACGTTTGGAGTTTAGACAACAAAGTAGTTTCGGAAGCAGATAAGATTCTAATTAAAAAAGGAGAAAATATCCGTTTGATATTGCATAACGGCTCGATGATGCGTCACCCGATGCACTTGCACGGACACGATTTTAGAGTAATCAACGGTCAAGGCGATTTTGCCCCCATGAAAAACATCATTGACATCATGCCAATGGAAACGGATACGTTGGAATTTGCAGCCACCGAAAGTGGTGATTGGTTTTTTCACTGTCATATTCTGTATCACATGATGAGCGGAATGGGAAGGGTTTTCTCTTATGAAAATTCTCCTGCTAATCCAGAAATACCAAATCCTAAATTGGCGCAACGCAAATTATTCGCAGATGACAGAGCTTTCCATGTGATGGCGGAAAATGATTTTGCTACTAATGGAAACGATGGAATGCTGATGATTCAAAACACGCGTTGGAGTATTGGTACCGAATGGCGTTTGGGTTACAACGATCATCATGGATATGAAACCGAAACTCATATTGGAAGATACATTGGAAAAATGCAATGGCTGATGCCGTTCATTGGTTTTGACTGGAGGTATCGAAAAATGGAAATGGGAGTAATGGAAGAAAATCTTTTTGGTCAAACTAATACCAAAGACAATCGCGCCGTTTTCAGTGCAGGGGTGGAATATACTTTGCCCATGCTCATCAAAGCACAAGCTGAAGTCTATACGGACGGAAATTTCAGATTGCAATTTGAACGTATGGATATTCCGGTTTCTAAACGATTGCGCATGAATTTAATGTGGAATACAGATAAAGAATACATGGCAGGTTTGCGATACATTATCACGAGAAATCTTGGTGTGACTACACATTATGATAGCGATATGGGAATTGGTTTTGGTGTGAATTTGAATTATTAA
- a CDS encoding membrane or secreted protein — protein sequence MKTLQKVTLMVGLVGLLYSCQSTQQVLSKSDKRMEIMNEIANDDSMSKEMMGMLMNSKSGKMMMQEKEMMMTKESHAKMMAMMKDDPAMMKNMMAEMMKNNPEMMKENHAKMMGMMKDNPEMMKSMMPEMMKMMQDNPEMMKSMMAGMMEKCKNDEAMMSGMCKSMMENPEMMKMMEKMKGEKMDMKKMKTMDKKMEKKEDHKAHH from the coding sequence ATGAAAACATTACAAAAAGTTACGTTAATGGTTGGTTTAGTTGGTCTTCTATATTCTTGCCAGTCAACACAACAGGTTCTCTCAAAATCAGATAAGAGAATGGAAATTATGAATGAAATTGCTAATGATGATAGTATGTCCAAAGAGATGATGGGGATGCTTATGAATAGCAAAAGCGGTAAAATGATGATGCAGGAAAAGGAAATGATGATGACGAAAGAAAGTCATGCTAAAATGATGGCAATGATGAAAGACGATCCTGCAATGATGAAAAATATGATGGCGGAAATGATGAAGAATAATCCAGAAATGATGAAAGAAAATCATGCTAAAATGATGGGGATGATGAAAGATAATCCCGAAATGATGAAAAGCATGATGCCGGAAATGATGAAAATGATGCAAGATAATCCAGAAATGATGAAAAGTATGATGGCAGGAATGATGGAAAAATGTAAAAATGATGAAGCTATGATGTCTGGAATGTGTAAATCGATGATGGAAAATCCCGAAATGATGAAAATGATGGAGAAAATGAAAGGTGAAAAAATGGACATGAAAAAAATGAAAACGATGGATAAAAAAATGGAAAAGAAAGAAGATCATAAAGCACATCATTAA
- a CDS encoding DDE-type integrase/transposase/recombinase, with the protein MRGYIFQGLKKEVAFQISAITKHQYYYQNKRTNQGRSPSTTTFYTDKYGQKFEVSNDVIIEEIKQAHQDLDTDYGHRKMETRLQLMGYDINHKKVYRLMKGAQLLKEQHQKPSKTRVKYRKVFPSQPFEVLEMDIKFVWVEEYKMHSYVLTTIDTFTRLVLHWTVAYSIKKEDVKRAWEHIIINHLQPNNCLEKGIHIEVRNDNDSRFSAKMIQNFFKDNYLNQVFTHPYTPQENGHIESFHAILAKKLRPFHFWTIDELEGVLTIFYEKYNNERLHSSVCNLPPNIFLECWNKGLIEQKRDEIKRKITFKLKIPYQQISGNTSLKCSSLQNLEIPPFFVGELNFSEIEMTRPETFLQTSV; encoded by the coding sequence GTGAGAGGCTACATTTTTCAGGGCTTGAAGAAAGAAGTAGCATTTCAAATTTCAGCAATAACCAAGCACCAGTATTATTATCAAAACAAGCGGACTAATCAAGGAAGAAGTCCTTCTACGACGACTTTTTACACTGACAAGTACGGGCAAAAATTTGAAGTTTCAAATGATGTGATTATTGAAGAAATAAAGCAAGCTCATCAAGATCTCGACACAGATTATGGTCATCGGAAAATGGAAACTAGATTACAACTGATGGGTTACGATATTAATCATAAGAAAGTATATCGATTGATGAAAGGCGCACAATTATTGAAGGAACAACATCAAAAGCCTAGTAAAACCAGGGTAAAATACCGTAAGGTTTTTCCAAGTCAGCCCTTTGAAGTTTTGGAAATGGACATTAAATTTGTGTGGGTCGAGGAGTATAAAATGCATAGCTATGTGCTAACAACTATTGACACTTTTACCAGACTTGTTTTGCATTGGACGGTTGCCTATTCCATCAAAAAAGAAGATGTTAAAAGGGCATGGGAACATATTATAATAAATCATTTACAACCAAATAATTGCCTAGAAAAAGGGATTCATATTGAGGTTCGCAATGATAATGACAGTCGATTTTCGGCAAAAATGATTCAAAATTTCTTCAAAGATAACTACCTGAATCAAGTCTTTACACATCCATATACCCCACAGGAAAATGGACATATTGAGAGTTTTCATGCTATTTTAGCAAAAAAACTAAGACCTTTTCATTTTTGGACAATCGATGAATTGGAAGGTGTTTTGACCATTTTTTATGAGAAATACAATAATGAACGTCTACATTCCTCAGTTTGTAATTTACCTCCAAATATCTTTTTAGAATGCTGGAATAAAGGGCTAATCGAACAAAAAAGAGATGAAATAAAACGAAAAATAACATTCAAACTCAAAATCCCATACCAACAAATATCGGGCAATACGAGTCTGAAGTGCAGTTCCTTGCAAAATTTAGAGATTCCGCCTTTTTTTGTGGGTGAACTAAATTTTAGTGAAATCGAAATGACCAGGCCTGAAACATTTCTACAAACATCGGTGTAA
- a CDS encoding SRPBCC domain-containing protein encodes MKTNLLFDFTVDKASKTVFVNREFAADLSLVWDAFTKQEILDRWWAPTPWESKTKFMNFKVGGRRFYAMVSPEGQKHWSIQEYSSISPKTNFKMNNAFADKDENAELPGSDWDLNFSEQNGITKVSIIIKNESLARFEKMIEMGFQGGFTMTLNFLDKLLETLSQQQ; translated from the coding sequence ATGAAGACTAATTTGTTATTTGATTTTACCGTTGACAAAGCAAGCAAAACTGTATTCGTAAACAGAGAATTTGCTGCCGATCTTTCTCTGGTATGGGATGCTTTTACCAAACAAGAAATTCTTGACCGATGGTGGGCACCTACTCCTTGGGAATCCAAAACAAAATTTATGAATTTCAAAGTTGGCGGACGACGATTTTATGCTATGGTAAGCCCGGAAGGACAAAAGCATTGGTCAATTCAGGAATATTCTTCTATTAGTCCAAAAACTAATTTCAAAATGAATAATGCTTTTGCAGACAAGGATGAAAACGCAGAATTACCCGGTTCTGATTGGGATTTGAATTTCAGCGAACAAAACGGAATTACAAAAGTTAGTATTATTATTAAAAACGAATCCCTTGCGCGCTTCGAGAAGATGATTGAAATGGGCTTCCAAGGAGGTTTTACGATGACATTGAACTTCTTGGACAAGCTGTTGGAAACTTTATCACAACAACAGTAG
- a CDS encoding flavin-containing monooxygenase has translation MNTTHTDIIIIGAGLSGIGAACHLSRKNPEKTYVILEARAELGGTWSLFKYPGIRSDSDMYTFGYSFKTWDEQKSFADGPSILKYLNEAADEYKVRDHIRYRQSAVSYNFDTKEKLWTITTVNTATEEETVYTCQFIFSCSGYYNYSKGYTPEFKDQSSFEGQIIHPQKWPEKLDVADKKVVVIGSGATAVTIVPELAAEGAQITMLQRSPTYIAALPNEDKIAARLKRLFPKKIAYKLIRYKNIFYAIVFFNLCKFFPEAMKKFIIKGAKKGLGNFPVDPHFIPNYNPWEQRFCIAPNGDFFRAIRKGKATVVTEPIDRFVTNGILLKSGKTLAADIIITATGLNLVAFGGVKIQLDSKPFDVSKSFVYKGLMLSDLPNFFIFVGYTNASWTLKSDLTSEYISRVLKYLDKHNYKAVQAKVVETDLKPVPLLNLNSGYINRSANMLPSQGNKAPWRIYQNYVLDYKMLRLDSVKDKRLTFLK, from the coding sequence ATGAACACAACGCATACCGATATTATCATAATAGGAGCTGGCTTGTCCGGAATAGGGGCTGCCTGTCATTTATCCCGTAAAAATCCTGAGAAAACCTATGTTATTTTAGAAGCAAGAGCGGAACTTGGAGGCACTTGGAGTTTGTTTAAATACCCGGGAATCCGTTCTGATTCGGATATGTATACTTTTGGGTATTCCTTTAAAACATGGGATGAGCAAAAATCTTTCGCGGACGGACCTTCAATCTTGAAATACCTGAATGAAGCTGCCGACGAATATAAAGTACGAGATCATATCCGATACAGACAAAGTGCTGTTTCTTATAACTTCGATACCAAAGAGAAATTATGGACGATAACTACCGTAAATACAGCCACAGAAGAAGAAACAGTTTATACGTGCCAGTTTATCTTTAGCTGTAGCGGCTATTATAATTATAGCAAAGGCTACACCCCAGAATTTAAGGATCAATCCAGTTTTGAAGGACAAATAATCCACCCTCAAAAATGGCCTGAAAAATTAGATGTCGCCGATAAAAAAGTGGTCGTAATTGGCAGCGGAGCAACAGCGGTCACCATCGTACCCGAGCTTGCCGCCGAAGGGGCGCAAATTACAATGTTGCAGCGATCGCCAACCTACATTGCTGCTTTGCCCAATGAGGACAAGATTGCCGCCAGACTGAAACGACTATTTCCAAAAAAAATAGCGTATAAGCTGATTCGATATAAAAACATTTTTTATGCGATTGTCTTTTTTAATCTCTGCAAGTTCTTTCCCGAAGCGATGAAAAAATTCATTATCAAAGGTGCTAAAAAAGGTCTGGGTAACTTTCCGGTGGACCCTCATTTTATACCCAACTACAATCCGTGGGAACAACGTTTTTGTATCGCGCCAAACGGAGATTTTTTTAGAGCCATCAGGAAAGGGAAAGCGACAGTAGTTACCGAACCTATCGATCGTTTTGTAACCAATGGAATTTTATTGAAGTCTGGTAAAACATTAGCCGCCGATATTATTATCACGGCAACAGGACTTAATTTAGTGGCGTTTGGAGGAGTGAAAATTCAACTGGATTCAAAACCATTTGATGTTTCTAAATCTTTTGTCTATAAAGGCCTTATGTTAAGCGACCTGCCCAACTTCTTTATTTTTGTAGGCTATACCAATGCGTCGTGGACGTTGAAAAGTGACCTTACCAGCGAATATATTTCACGGGTTTTAAAATATTTAGACAAACATAATTATAAAGCGGTGCAGGCAAAAGTAGTGGAGACTGATTTAAAACCAGTTCCGTTACTCAACCTCAATTCCGGATACATTAACCGGTCAGCGAATATGCTTCCCAGTCAAGGGAATAAAGCGCCTTGGCGCATATACCAAAATTATGTTCTGGATTATAAAATGCTTCGTCTGGATTCAGTTAAAGACAAACGTCTTACTTTTTTAAAATAA
- a CDS encoding type II glyceraldehyde-3-phosphate dehydrogenase, whose amino-acid sequence MKKIRVAVNGYGVIGKRIADAILLQDDMELVGIVDLVTDWRIKAGATNNLPVFAFDNDSFQKMKASGIDVKGTLDDLLKNVDLVCDATPKKVAALNFEKYKNAGVKSIFQGGEKHELTGHSFVAQANYASAIGRDSTRVVSCNTTSIVRINGALHQSGLFKKGNGVLVRRATDPWESDHSGIMNTIVPETTVPSHQGPDAQTIIPGLEITTVALVAAQTTSHFHSWHVELARPCSREEIISIFEKTPRVIFLRESDGLTALNHTIELMSDLGRPRGDMWEVGLWIDSLKVIGNELYFNYQVYNQAIVVPETIDAIRALTGIEKEATASINKTNNSMGIIQGDVFKNLFK is encoded by the coding sequence ATGAAAAAAATCAGAGTAGCAGTAAATGGATATGGAGTCATTGGAAAACGTATCGCCGATGCCATTCTTTTACAGGATGATATGGAACTAGTTGGAATTGTCGACCTAGTAACTGATTGGAGAATTAAAGCAGGGGCAACAAACAATCTTCCTGTTTTTGCTTTTGATAATGACTCATTTCAAAAAATGAAAGCATCAGGTATTGATGTTAAAGGAACATTAGATGATTTGCTTAAAAATGTTGATTTGGTTTGTGATGCAACACCAAAAAAAGTTGCTGCTTTAAATTTCGAAAAGTATAAAAATGCAGGCGTGAAATCAATTTTTCAGGGCGGAGAAAAACATGAGCTTACTGGACATTCATTTGTTGCACAAGCAAATTATGCAAGTGCTATAGGAAGGGATTCTACAAGAGTTGTTTCGTGTAATACAACGAGCATCGTTCGTATAAATGGCGCATTGCATCAATCAGGTTTATTCAAAAAAGGCAATGGAGTACTTGTTCGCAGAGCTACCGATCCTTGGGAATCTGACCATTCAGGAATTATGAATACTATCGTTCCTGAAACAACGGTTCCATCGCATCAGGGTCCTGATGCACAAACAATAATTCCTGGACTTGAAATTACAACCGTTGCATTAGTTGCTGCCCAAACAACCAGTCATTTTCATAGCTGGCATGTAGAACTTGCACGTCCTTGTTCAAGGGAAGAAATAATTTCAATTTTTGAAAAAACGCCAAGAGTTATTTTTCTCAGGGAAAGTGATGGGCTTACAGCATTAAATCATACCATAGAATTGATGAGTGATTTAGGGAGGCCAAGAGGTGATATGTGGGAAGTAGGTTTATGGATCGATAGTTTAAAAGTGATAGGCAATGAACTTTATTTCAATTACCAAGTGTACAATCAAGCCATCGTTGTACCCGAAACCATTGATGCCATCAGGGCTTTGACAGGTATAGAGAAAGAGGCAACTGCTTCCATCAACAAAACAAATAATTCAATGGGAATAATTCAGGGAGATGTTTTCAAAAATCTGTTTAAATAA
- a CDS encoding transposase — MEKRKFTKEEKLKIIKEASEQGVKPTLEKYSVFPASYYSWKKKMDTMGEEGFAHGMTPAQLKRIRELEKENKLLKEIVIQKELEGKLKDELLKKKFALEKKRNS; from the coding sequence ATGGAAAAGAGAAAATTTACCAAAGAAGAGAAGCTAAAGATCATAAAGGAAGCTTCAGAACAAGGTGTTAAACCTACATTAGAGAAATATTCGGTATTTCCTGCGAGTTATTACTCATGGAAGAAGAAGATGGATACTATGGGCGAAGAGGGCTTCGCACATGGAATGACCCCCGCGCAGCTTAAACGAATCAGAGAACTGGAAAAAGAAAACAAGCTACTCAAAGAAATTGTTATTCAAAAAGAGCTTGAAGGCAAGTTAAAAGACGAATTGCTAAAAAAGAAATTCGCCTTGGAGAAAAAAAGGAACTCGTGA
- a CDS encoding NmrA family NAD(P)-binding protein → MKKIILVAGATGNLGLRIVKALLNKDTEIRVVVRSTSDIEKIKELENLGVKIYKVSSWNLEELKTSCIGVSCVVSALAGLREVVIDAQKVLLDAAIAAGVPRFIPSDYSLDFTKFSYGENRNLDLRREFHEYLDKTSITATSIFNGAFTELLINEMPMILFKQKMILYWGNKDYKLGFTTMDNTAEFTAKVALDSNTPRYLRIAGDLVSPREVKAIVSQVTGQKFRLFRPGGQRLLTIIIKIARKLAPGEKELYPAWQGMQYMHNMIDERSKIAKLDSSRYPEIHWTTVKDFLFKHHGKKNI, encoded by the coding sequence ATGAAAAAAATAATTTTAGTAGCAGGTGCGACAGGTAATTTAGGGCTAAGAATAGTAAAGGCTTTACTAAATAAAGATACTGAAATACGTGTAGTTGTTCGTTCGACCAGTGATATTGAAAAAATAAAAGAACTTGAAAATTTAGGTGTTAAAATTTATAAGGTGAGTAGTTGGAATTTGGAAGAATTAAAAACTTCTTGCATTGGTGTTTCGTGCGTAGTTTCCGCTTTAGCCGGATTACGTGAAGTGGTTATAGATGCCCAAAAAGTTTTGTTAGATGCCGCCATTGCAGCCGGCGTTCCTCGCTTTATTCCATCAGACTATTCATTAGATTTTACTAAGTTTTCATATGGCGAAAACCGAAACTTGGATCTAAGACGTGAATTTCACGAATACCTTGACAAAACTTCAATTACAGCAACTTCAATTTTTAACGGAGCCTTTACTGAATTGTTAATAAATGAAATGCCTATGATCCTTTTCAAGCAGAAAATGATTCTATACTGGGGAAATAAGGATTACAAATTGGGCTTTACCACAATGGATAATACCGCAGAATTTACAGCTAAAGTAGCTCTGGACTCAAATACTCCCCGATACCTTAGAATTGCAGGTGACCTAGTAAGTCCGCGCGAAGTAAAAGCAATAGTTAGTCAGGTAACAGGACAGAAGTTTCGCTTATTTAGACCTGGCGGACAAAGACTTCTTACGATAATTATAAAGATTGCACGAAAATTAGCGCCAGGAGAAAAAGAACTTTATCCTGCTTGGCAAGGAATGCAATACATGCACAATATGATCGATGAACGTTCGAAAATAGCAAAACTCGATAGTAGTCGCTACCCAGAAATACATTGGACAACGGTAAAAGATTTTCTATTCAAACATCATGGGAAAAAAAATATTTAA
- a CDS encoding copper-translocating P-type ATPase, with translation MSDEKPSEKEFTKDESPEKEDSTKMEMSEEEHAKMEHGNAPMGMQGHDHHKMIADFRLRFFICLGLSIPIMILSPMLQMLVGINWQFAGSQYVAFALSSIVFFYGGLPFLKGFWNEIKTRTPGMMILIAVAISTAYIYSTATVFGLKGEDFFWELATLITIMLLGHWLEMKSIAGASRELELLVQLMPDQAHLVTGDQISDVKTDSLKEGDIILIKPGEKIAADGLIAEGESYLNESMLTGESVPVKKSKGQKVIAGSINGNGSIKVTVSHASKDSYLSTVIKMVDDAQKSKSKTQLLADRAALVLTIVALTLGFGTFAFWLIYGETLQFALERMVTVIIISCPHALGLAVPLVVAISTALSAKNGLLIKNRTAFENSRKITTIIFDKTGTLTIGKFEVAKITPLSIGDEKEIIRLASALEQNSEHPIATGILTKAKELSITIPEVSNFKAITGKGVEAEVDGKNIKVVSPGYLKENKIELPENYAGNKAETIVFIIIDGKLGGFISLGDKIRPESAEAIQTLHDNKIKSILLTGDNEAVAKSVSDELKMDGYFAEVLPEQKLEKIKELQAKGEFIAMTGDGVNDAPALAQANIGIAVGSGSDIAAETAGIILVNSNPKDIASLILFGKATYRKMIQNLIWATGYNVVAIPLAAGALYKWDILLTPAVGAVLMSVSTIVVAINAKMLKVKSVSKKDEK, from the coding sequence ATGAGTGATGAAAAACCTTCAGAAAAAGAATTCACTAAGGATGAATCTCCAGAGAAAGAGGACTCGACGAAAATGGAGATGTCTGAGGAAGAGCATGCAAAGATGGAACACGGCAATGCACCAATGGGAATGCAAGGTCATGACCATCATAAAATGATTGCAGATTTTCGATTGAGATTTTTCATTTGTCTTGGGCTTTCCATTCCGATAATGATTTTATCTCCCATGCTTCAAATGCTCGTTGGTATAAATTGGCAATTTGCGGGTTCACAATATGTTGCCTTTGCACTATCTTCAATAGTTTTCTTTTATGGTGGCTTACCATTTCTGAAAGGATTTTGGAACGAAATAAAAACGCGCACACCTGGAATGATGATATTGATTGCAGTGGCTATTTCAACTGCATACATATATAGCACAGCAACTGTTTTTGGTTTAAAGGGAGAAGATTTTTTTTGGGAATTAGCAACATTAATTACCATTATGTTGCTTGGCCATTGGCTCGAAATGAAATCTATTGCAGGTGCGTCAAGAGAATTGGAATTGCTTGTACAGTTAATGCCCGACCAAGCACATCTTGTCACTGGAGATCAAATCAGTGATGTAAAAACGGATTCACTTAAAGAAGGAGACATTATCCTTATTAAACCTGGTGAAAAAATTGCTGCCGATGGCTTAATTGCCGAGGGAGAAAGTTATTTAAACGAATCTATGCTCACTGGCGAATCCGTTCCAGTAAAAAAATCGAAAGGGCAAAAAGTAATAGCGGGTTCCATCAATGGTAATGGTTCTATAAAAGTTACCGTTAGTCATGCTTCCAAAGATTCTTATCTCTCTACGGTAATTAAGATGGTAGATGATGCACAAAAATCAAAATCAAAAACACAACTGCTAGCTGACAGGGCTGCACTCGTTCTTACCATTGTTGCATTAACGCTCGGCTTCGGAACATTTGCTTTTTGGCTAATATATGGTGAGACACTTCAATTTGCATTGGAAAGAATGGTAACTGTAATTATTATTAGTTGTCCTCATGCACTAGGTTTAGCAGTACCATTAGTGGTTGCTATCTCAACAGCGTTATCAGCAAAAAACGGATTACTCATTAAGAATAGAACAGCATTTGAGAACTCAAGAAAAATAACAACTATAATTTTTGACAAAACAGGGACACTTACCATCGGAAAATTTGAAGTAGCAAAAATAACTCCTCTATCTATCGGAGACGAAAAAGAAATTATTAGGCTTGCCTCTGCGCTGGAGCAAAATTCCGAACATCCTATTGCAACAGGAATACTCACCAAAGCAAAAGAATTGTCTATTACAATTCCAGAAGTTTCAAATTTTAAAGCAATAACGGGCAAAGGAGTTGAAGCCGAAGTAGATGGGAAAAATATCAAAGTTGTAAGTCCAGGCTATCTTAAAGAAAATAAAATTGAATTACCTGAAAATTATGCAGGGAACAAAGCCGAAACAATTGTTTTCATTATTATAGATGGAAAACTGGGAGGATTTATTTCATTGGGAGATAAAATAAGACCTGAATCTGCCGAAGCAATACAAACACTTCACGACAATAAAATCAAATCAATTTTACTTACTGGCGATAATGAAGCCGTTGCCAAAAGTGTTAGTGATGAATTAAAAATGGATGGCTATTTTGCAGAAGTGTTGCCAGAACAAAAATTAGAAAAGATAAAAGAGCTGCAGGCGAAAGGAGAATTTATTGCCATGACAGGTGACGGGGTAAACGATGCCCCTGCATTAGCACAAGCAAACATAGGAATTGCTGTGGGGAGCGGAAGCGACATTGCAGCCGAAACAGCAGGAATAATTTTAGTGAACAGCAATCCAAAAGACATTGCAAGTTTGATTTTATTCGGCAAGGCAACCTATCGCAAAATGATTCAGAATTTAATTTGGGCGACAGGTTACAATGTAGTTGCCATACCGCTTGCAGCAGGTGCGCTCTACAAATGGGATATTTTATTAACTCCAGCGGTTGGCGCGGTGCTAATGAGTGTGAGTACGATTGTAGTTGCCATTAATGCGAAAATGTTGAAGGTAAAGTCAGTTTCCAAAAAAGATGAAAAATAA